A window of Gallaecimonas kandeliae genomic DNA:
GATCCGGACCGCCCTGGCCTGGGGCGGCGTCCCCGCCACCCTGGGCATCCTCCTCTGGCTATTGGGTTACCTGCTCTACGGCGATGCCATGCTCTGGGAAGAAAGCGGCCAGCTGCCGAAACAGGGGGGCGTGCTGGTCGTCAGCCTGGTGGGGCTGGTACTGACCTGCTATTCGGTGATCACCACCTGCCAGATGCTGGCCGAGGCCAACGGCTTCAGCGCCTGGCGCGCCCTGGCCTCGGTACTGCTGACCCTGATGCTGGCCACGATGCTGGCGTTGGCTGTAGCCATCCCCTTGATATTGCTGGTATTGGGGCCTGATATCCTGGCCCTGCAGTGAGTTCGTCGTCCCTGGGCGGCAATTGGTCGTAGCCGCTTGGGCGCCAGCGCCTCCAGTGTTAACGTCTCTGTAACTTAAATCACGGAAGAAAGATACCTTATGCGTAAACTCGTCCTCAGTACCCTGACCCTGGCCCTGCTGGGCTGCCAGGACACCGAAAACACCCAGGTGCAACAGGCCACGCCTGCGCCTGCCGTGGCGGCGGCCGAGCAGGTGCCAATCGCCCAGTTGCCCGATTGGGAGGCGCCCAGCCATTACAGCCTGACCCTCTGGGTGAACCCGGACCAGCAGAGCTTCAAGGGAGAGGGTGAGATCGCCATGACCCTGTCCAAGGCCAGCGATCATCTCTGGATGCACGCCAAGGACATGAGCCAGCTGCAGATCCAGGCCCAGACCCAGGACGGCGAGCTGCTGGATGCCAAGGTCGAGACCAAGGATGACAGCGGCGTCATTAAGGTCAGTTTTGCCAAAGTTCTGGAGCCCCAGAAGCTGACCCTCAAGGTCACCTACCAGGCGCCCTACAACCAGTCCCTGGAGGGGCTTTACAAGGTCAGCGAAGGGGGCCGCAACTACGCCTTCACCCAGTTCGAGTCCATCGACGCCCGCCGCGCCTTCCCCGGGTTTGACGAACCGCGCTTCAAGGTGCCCTTCGACATCACCCTGGCCATTCCCAAGGGCATGAAGGCGGTCGCCAATACCCCTGAGGTCAGCCGCAAGGAAGAGGGCGACTGGACCTACATCCAATACGCCACCACCAAGCCCCTGCCCAGCTACCTGCTCGCCTTCGCCGTGGGGGATCTCGACATCGTCGATTGGCAGCCCATGCCCAAGACGGCCCTGCGCGACCATGCGGTACCCCTGCGCGGCGTGGCCGTGCACGGCAAGGGCGAGAAGCTCAAATACGCCCTG
This region includes:
- a CDS encoding YIP1 family protein, producing MPYQALLSLWARPRETYRAIIQHRPGNSSVGLYVLAFYLTLAQHLLSSHHSSLAVTLLVLVAPLVATTLLYLQGWMLRLVCGWFDGQAQALGIRTALAWGGVPATLGILLWLLGYLLYGDAMLWEESGQLPKQGGVLVVSLVGLVLTCYSVITTCQMLAEANGFSAWRALASVLLTLMLATMLALAVAIPLILLVLGPDILALQ